A region from the Papaver somniferum cultivar HN1 unplaced genomic scaffold, ASM357369v1 unplaced-scaffold_125, whole genome shotgun sequence genome encodes:
- the LOC113331615 gene encoding O-acyltransferase WSD1-like yields the protein MDNSHNSNEANRDEETSPPVSPVSQSLNSKIASLIIYVVFELEKSITEFETLDFLRTHLVPQNVRFSSIMERNKKGVLRWKRVGIHLEDHIIVPTFPNGLTREHYDEMLREYISKIGCENFPEGKPLWEVHLVKYPSTKGACTMIFKFSHAIGDGYSFMRVFFKCCGRADKPSLPLTFPKMSLVKTQPQDHGNRVIGLGKKLLGLMGTCINTSYDIVETSLRVTCLEDPPSAIRYSYTSKKRELLRPFNVYSVTISLERVKQVRIKLGATVNDVIIGLLSYMIHLYTERKKKLMEPYGEEDGLLMMDSNGATNMTLCVMVNTRVFKGAKNLDDMIKAEAWGNRSSIAFAKLPSFPNDEQVNPLDFIITAKKNMDRKKNSLILPLLDPFLKTATRVLGQKVTNGVLYKSFKNSSTMISNLIGPKEQMAFMNHPVSNCYYIVSGIPQSTTFTSVTNNDKLMVVVTMEKEFIDSELFTSCMDEAFENIFQAAFGDNQDRDDNKIKNKSD from the exons ATGGATAACAGCCACAACAGCAATGAAGCAAATAGAGACGAAGAAACAAGTCCTCCAGTGAGCCCAGTATCACAGAGCTTGAACAGTAAAATCGCATCACTCATCATTTACGTTGTTTTCGAACTAGAAAAATCGATCACAGAATTTGAAACACTAGATTTTTTGCGCACCCATTTGGTACCACAAAACGTTCGTTTTTCTTCGATTATGGAGAGAAACAAGAAAGGTGTTTTAAGGTGGAAACGGGTTGGTATACATCTCGAAGATCATATAATCGTTCCAACATTCCCCAATGGTTTAACTAGAGAACATTACGATGAAATGTTGCGAGAATACATATCGAAGATAGGTTGTGAGAACTTTCCAGAAGGAAAACCATTATGGGAAGTTCATTTAGTTAAGTACCCAAGTACGAAGGGTGCTTGTACTATGATCTTTAAGTTTAGTCATGCAATTGGTGACGGTTATTCATTTATGAGAGTCTTTTTCAAGTGTTGTGGAAGAGCTGACAAACCTTCACTTCCTCTTACTTTTCCGAAAATGTCACTGGTGAAAACACAACCGCAAGATCATGGTAATCGTGTAATAGGATTAGGGAAGAAGTTGTTAGGGTTGATGGGTACGTGCATTAATACATCTTATGATATAGTTGAGACTAGTCTAAGGGTAACGTGTTTAGAAGATCCTCCATCTGCAATCCGGTATTCATACACATCGAAGAAAAGGGAGTTACTCAGACCTTTTAATGTCTACTCAGTGACGATTTCACTTGAAAGAGTCAAGCAAGTTAGAATCAAGCTTGGAGCG ACAGTAAATGATGTAATCATCGGACTACTGTCGTATATGATTCACTTGTAcacggagaggaagaagaagctgATGGAGCCGTACGGTGAAGAAGACGGCCTCCTGATGATGGACTCCAATGGTGCAACAAATATGACCTTATGTGTTATGGTAAACACGAGAGTATTTAAAGGCGCAAAGAACTTAGATGATATGATAAAGGCAGAAGCATGGGGGAACCGTTCTAGTATCGCGTTTGCGAAGTTACCATCTTTTCCAAATGATGAGCAAGTGAATCCTCTTGATTTTATAATCACGGCAAAAAAGAATATGGACAGAAAGAAGAATTCCTTGATATTACCTCTTCTAGATCCTTTTCTAAAGACTGCGACACGGGTGCTGGGGCAAAAG GTGACTAACGGAGTTTTGTATAAAAGCTTTAAGAACTCGAGTACGATGATATCGAATCTGATAGGGCCAAAAGAGCAAATGGCGTTCATGAACCACCCTGTTAGCAATTGTTACTATATTGTCTCGGGTATACCTCAG AGTACTACGTTTACATCAGTGACGAACAATGATAAATTGATGGTTGTGGTAACAATGGAGAAGGAATTTATTGATTCAGAACTCTTCACTTCTTGTATGGATGAAGCCTTTGAAAACATTTTCCAAGCAGCTTTCGGAGATAATCAAGACAGGGACGACAACAAAATCAAGAATAAATCCGACTAG